The Methanobacterium sp. sequence AAAATCCCATACGGAGAAGTTAGAACCTACAAACAGATTTCAGAATCTATTGGAACCAAAGCTTACAGAGCAGTTGGAACTGCAATTGGCAGGAATCATCTTCCAATAATAATTCCCTGCCATCGAGTTGTAAAATCAGATTTACATGTTGGTGGATTCTTCGGCGGTACTGAAATGAAGAAAGAAATGCTTGAAAATGAGGGAATCTGTATTGTAGACGGTAAAATTAAAAAATAAATCAACTAATTACAAAACTAAAGTAGAATAGATTTAAGCTTAAAATGCAGAATCAAAAATTAAATAGAGGGATAAGTTTTATAACTTATCCTGACACATTTTCAAGGTCTCTTCAAGAACCTTTGCAAATGAAACATCTGATTTCAGTTCCTCAAGCTCTTCAACTGAAAATACCTTTAAAACATTGTCTTTGCATGCTTCAACACATGCAGGAAGTATTCTGTCAGATTCCATGCATAAAGTACATTTTTGAACTGCTTTTTTCTCTTCGTCAATTACTGGCATCCCTATAGGACATGCTATTAAACAGAGCTTGCAGACTATACATGCATCTTCGTTTACTATAAGAGTTCCATCTTCCTCTTTTATGGCTCCAGTTGGACATATTCGAGCACATGGTGCCTTATCTGGATGACATTGCAGACAGAAAATTGGAATTGAACTGCTTTTTTTCGCCCTTGCGGTTCCATGTTCTTTTTCGCATGCTGTTATGCAGTCTTTGCACTCAGAACACATTTTTGGGTCCATTACCATCAATGTTTTCATACTATCTACCTAATTACATTTTTTCTCTAAGGAAATCTGCCAGAGCTGATGAGTCTCTTGGTCCTACCAAAATTTCCCATCCACTTTCATCTTCGATTTCACCACTTACTGGTGCCCCAAGGCCAGGAATAACCATTTTTCTGGTTTTTACTTTGTCTTCAATACCTGTTTCTTTTATTAGATCTGCCACGGCTTTACCATTGAACTGGCTGCCTGCTACTGACACATCGACAGCTCTACCTTCGGTATCAAGTACCAGCAAATAACCATTGGCTTTCCCGGCCTTCAGGTCACCCTCAACTGTGTAATAGGTGAGAGCAAAGTTTGTAGTTAGTGCGACAGGTGAATCTTCATTTATTTCACCAAATTCATATAATCCAGGATCCACTGCTTGAGGTTTCCTTGGATCTGTATATACGCTCTGTCTTAATGTTAAAACAGGGATTAACTCCCATATTTCAGTTCCATGGATTATCATTATATCTGCATACTTATCCATAAGCGTGGATGCAATTGTAGCTTCTTTTATTGCAGTACTCACATCATCTTCACCATTTTCCAGCCATGCAATTGCGGGAACTCCTAAAATTGGGAATCTGAAATCTTCATCTCTTTCTTCAACTGCAAGCCTTCTCATCATGACAAAGTTATCCAGGGTGTCACCAATTCCATCATTTACAAAGGTTCCAGGGTCAAGGATTATGTCCTTAATTCCTTTACTCCTTAAAATCCTGGATAGTTCTTTCATTTTTTCAAGGTCATTTGGAACAAATAGTGCAATCGGACAGTCATATCCAAGTGCAAGTGCTGCCATTTCTTCTATATTGTTTTCTGTTGCGCCATATATCAATGGACGTTCATCCCCAACAGCTTCAAGTGCAGCTTTCATAGCTTCTGGATCAAATGAACATAATACTAACGCTAGTTTAGAACTTTTAAGTTTTTCTGCAGCTTCTTTGAATTTTGAGGCGTCACCTGACTTATTTCTAAGTGCTATAGCGTCAAGTGTGAGCAATTCCCCCGTTCTTTCAAATTCAGTGCCTTCTAT is a genomic window containing:
- a CDS encoding MGMT family protein, with protein sequence MLDEISKGYTSFKLSDEYKHYAKDVCMAYYGKKTEFNAVIPDKNDFKSKVLQEVVKIPYGEVRTYKQISESIGTKAYRAVGTAIGRNHLPIIIPCHRVVKSDLHVGGFFGGTEMKKEMLENEGICIVDGKIKK
- a CDS encoding 4Fe-4S dicluster domain-containing protein, which encodes MKTLMVMDPKMCSECKDCITACEKEHGTARAKKSSSIPIFCLQCHPDKAPCARICPTGAIKEEDGTLIVNEDACIVCKLCLIACPIGMPVIDEEKKAVQKCTLCMESDRILPACVEACKDNVLKVFSVEELEELKSDVSFAKVLEETLKMCQDKL
- the acsC gene encoding acetyl-CoA decarbonylase/synthase complex subunit gamma; protein product: MAVTAMDVYRLLPKTNCAKCGEASCMAFATKLSEKETDIELCTQLSANEADKLADVLAPAVREIMVGKGNKAMMVGGDEVLYRYELTYYNPTPLVIDISDDMNPAEFEERVKKIEGTEFERTGELLTLDAIALRNKSGDASKFKEAAEKLKSSKLALVLCSFDPEAMKAALEAVGDERPLIYGATENNIEEMAALALGYDCPIALFVPNDLEKMKELSRILRSKGIKDIILDPGTFVNDGIGDTLDNFVMMRRLAVEERDEDFRFPILGVPAIAWLENGEDDVSTAIKEATIASTLMDKYADIMIIHGTEIWELIPVLTLRQSVYTDPRKPQAVDPGLYEFGEINEDSPVALTTNFALTYYTVEGDLKAGKANGYLLVLDTEGRAVDVSVAGSQFNGKAVADLIKETGIEDKVKTRKMVIPGLGAPVSGEIEDESGWEILVGPRDSSALADFLREKM